CGCTTCAAACGAAAACTTTCCTTCAGAAATTATGATTACAGCAAAAGATGAAGACGGTGGCATTCAAGCTATCGAACATAAAGTATTTAATTTATCAGCAGTACAATTTCACCCAGAATCAATATTAACCGAAGTAGGCGAACAAATAGTTAGAAATTTTTTAGATAATATTAAAGAATAACGTTATTACGAATACAACGAAGTAATCTCTTAATTGATAAACAGGTTGCTACAGCAAATTATCATTTGCTTCGCAATTACAAGATTAAATTATGAAACAAATATTAAACAACTTATATCAACATAAAAGATTAACTAAACCTGAAGCAAAACAGGTTTTGATAGATATTGCTTCAGGAAAATTTAATGATGCACATTTAGCATCTTTTATGACTGTTTTTATGATGCGTCCAATTTCTGTTGACGAACTTTCAGGATTTAGAGACGCTTTAAAAGAACTAGCCATAAAAGTCGATTTCTCTGAATACAACACCATAGATATTGTAGGAACTGGAGGTGATGGGAAAGACACTTTTAATATATCTACAATGACTTCTTTTATTGTTGCAGGAACTGGGCAAAAAGTAGCTAAACATGGTAATTACTCTGTTTCTTCACAGTCTGGATCATCTGATATGTTAGAAAGTTTCGGTTACAAGTTTACAAATGACGAAGCTATTTTAAAATCGCATTTAGAAAAAGCAAATATTTGTTTTTTACACGCTCCTAAATTTCATCCAGCAATGAAAGCTGTGAGTTCAACTAGAAAAGCATTAGCTTTAAAAACCTTTTTTAATATGCTAGGGCCATTAGTAAACCCGAGTTCACCGCAAAATCAATTATTAGGAACATTCAATTTAGAAGTTGCTCGCTTATACAATTACATTTTACAAGAAGAAGGCAGTAACTACGGAATTGTACACGCCCTAGATGGTTATGATGAAATATCGCTAACAAGCGGGTTTAAATTATTTACCAAAAACGGAGAACAATTAATTAATCCTGAAGATTTAGGACAAAAAAAATTACAACAATCAGATATTTTTGGAGGAAACTCTGTTGCCGATGCTGCAAAAATATTTAAGAATATTATTGAAGGAAACGGTACTGAAGCACAAAACAGTGTTGTTTTAACAAACGCTGCATTCGCTCTAAAAATTGTTGATCATAAAAAGAGTTTTACAGAAGCTTATGAAGAAGCTAAAAACTCTTTATTAGGTTTAAAAGCAAAGGAATGTTTAAATAAATTAGTAAATTAAAATATCATTACAAGAAAGAATAACGAAGTAATCTTATAAAGAATATTACCTACTTTGTTTGAATGACAAAAGAATAAAAAATGACAATACTAGATAAAATAATCGCATTTAAGAAAACAGAAGTTGCTAAAATTAAAGCAGAAGTACCTGTAAAAAAATTAATTGAAAGTCCAAATTTTAAGAACACTTCGTTCTCACTAAAAAAGGCTTTACTTTCAATAGGTTCAACAGGAATTATAGCAGAATATAAACGCAAATCCCCTTCTAAAGGAATTATTAATAATAAATCTACAATTATTGAAGTAACAGAAGGGTATTTAGATGCAAATGTTGCTGCACAATCTATTTTAACAGACACTTCTTTTTTTGGAGGAACTATGGCTGATTTATTAGAAGCAAGAACTGTAAACCAGATAAAACCTATTTTAAGAAAAGATTTTATTGTGGACGGATTTCAAATTGTTGAAGCCAAAGCTATTGGTGCAGATGTTATTTTATTAATAGCTGCTTATTTAACAACAAAAGAATTAAAAAATTACGGGCAATTAGCAAGTGATTTAGGTTTAGAAGTTTTATACGAAGTACATACGCAAGAGGACTTAGATAAAATTAACGATTTAGATAATAAAATTATCGGAATTAATAATAGAAACTTAAAAACTTTCGAAGTTGATTTAGAGCACTCAATTAATCTAGCAAATCAAATTCCTGATACTGCAATTAAAGTCTCAGAAAGTGGAATTTCAGACCCTAGAATTATTACCGGATTAAAAGAACATGGTTTTCAAGGTTTTTTAATTGGTGAGACTTTTATGAAAACAGATAACCCTGGGCAAGCTTGTCAAGACTTCATCAATCAAATAAGATAAGCCATGAAGCTGAAAATTTGTGGAATGAAATACATAGAAAACATCCAACAAGTTGCAGCACTGCAACCTGACTATTTGGGATTTATTTTCTATGATAGGTCGAAAAGAAATTTTGAAGGAATCATCCCTGATTTACCTAAAGAAATAAAAAAAGCAGGTGTTTTTGTAAATGAGATTCCTGAAATAGTAGTTTCATTCGTTGAAGAATACGGCTTAAATATGATACAGCTACATGGAGAGGAAACACCTGAGTACCTAGATCGTTTGGGTACAATTTTTAAAGAAAGTATTGCTGAAAAACATCCAAAGGCTAAATACAAAATACCAGAAATTATAAAAACTTTTGGAATTAAAGATGATTTCGATTTTAATACTTTAAAGCCTTACGAAGAGTTTGTTGATTTCTTTTTATTTGATACCAAAGGAAAAGAAAGAGGCGGAAACGGAATTACATTCGATTGGTCGGTTTTAAAAGGTTATAATTCTAACAAGCCTTTCTTTCTTAGCGGGGGAATTGGCATGGAAGAAGTAAATGAAATTAAAGAATTACAAAAAACAGATTTACCTATTTACGCTTTAGATGTAAATAGTAAATTTGAAACTGAAGCTGGCTTAAAATCAGTAAAAAACATAGCGGAATTTAAAAAACAAGTCATTATAAGTAAAATAAAGTAATCTATTTCTTAGTTTAAAAGATTATTTCATTCTTCGCAATGACAGAAAATTAGAATATGGAATCAAAATTTCAACCAACTAAAGAAGGGTATTACGGACAATTTGGAGGAGCATTTATCCCTGAATTATTATATCCAAACGTAAAAGAGCTAGAAGATAATTATTTAGAAATCCTTGGTTCAGAAGCTTTTCAAAAAGAGTATAAAGACTTACTACAACACTATGTTGGTCGACCAAGTCCGCTATACTTAGCAAAACGTTTATCTGAAAAATATGGAGCTACCATTTATTTAAAACGAGAAGACTTAAATCATACAGGTGCTCACAAAATAAACAATACAGTAGGTCAAATTTTAGTTGCCAAACATTTAGGTAAAACTAAAATTATTGCTGAAACAGGCGCAGGTCAACACGGAGTTGCCACGGCTACCGTTTGTGCGTTAATGGATTTAGAATGTGTTGTTTTTATGGGAGAAATAGACATAAAAAGACAAGCACCAAATGTAGCGCGTATGAAAATGCTTGGCGCAAAAGTAATTCCTGCAACTAGCGGAAGTAAAACTTTAAAAGATGCTACAAACGAAGCTATTCGTTATTGGATTCAACACCCAGAGACCTATTATTTAATCGGTTCTGTGGTTGGACCTCATCCGTATCCAGATATGGTAGCCCGTTTACAAGCTGTAATTTCTGAAGAAATGAAGGTGCAATTGAAAGCACATACAGGAAAAGAAAATCCCGATACAATTATTGCATGTGTTGGAGGAGGCTCTAATGCTGCAGGTGCTTTTTATCATTATTTAAACGACAAAGATGTTGAACTAATTGCTGTTGAAGCCGCTGGTTTAGGTGTTGATTCTGGTGAGAGCGCAGCTACCTCTCAACTTGGTGAAGTTGGTGTTATTCACGGTAGTAAAACAATTTTAATGCAAGATGAATACGGACAAATAGTTGAACCTTATTCAATATCTGCTGGGTTAGATTACCCTGGAGTTGGCCCTTTACATGCCTACTTACATGAAACTAAGCGTGCAAAATTCATGAATGCAACAGACAAAGAAGCTTTAACTGCTGCTTATGAATTAACTAAGATCGAAGGAATCATTCCTGCATTAGAAAGCGCACATGCATTAGCTGTTTTACCTAAAATGGATTTAAAGAAAGGTCAGATTGTTGTAATTAACCTATCTGGTAGAGGTGACAAAGATTTAGAAACCTACATTAAACATTTAGAGTAACCATTATTACTAAGAAAATATAAATTGTCACCTTAAGCGCAATCGAAAAGTTTTGACAAATTTAATAAATAGGTCTCGACCATGCTCGAACTGACAAAATCGAATAAAATGAATTCAGTAAAAAACATATTTCAAAATAAGAGTCAAGATTTACTCTCTATTTTCTTTACAGCTGGCTTTCCAGAACTAAACGATACTAAAGATGTAATCTCAGAACTAAGCTCAAGTGGTGTTGATTTCATAGAAGTAGGCCTTCCTTATTCTGATCCTTTGGCTGATGGCCCTACAATACAACACAGCAGTGCTGTCGCTCTAAAAAACGGAATAAACCTTGATATTATATTCAATCAATTATTAGAAATTAAAGAGTCTAATAAAACTCCATTAGTATTAATGGGATATTTAAATCAGATTATTAAATACGGTGAAGATCGTTTTTGTAAAAAAGTAAAAGATTGTGGAATAGATACCGTAATCATACCAGATTTACCAATGATTGAGTATGAAAATCATTACAAAGAACTATTCGCTAATTACGGAATAATTAATGTATTTTTAATTACTCCACACACTTCTGAAGAACGAATTCGCAAAATAGACTCATTAACCGAAGCATTTATTTATGTAGTCGCATCTGCTGCAATTACAGGAGCAAAAGGAGAAATATCACAACAGCAAATTGATTATTTTAATCGAATAAACGCAATGAAATTAAAAAGTAAGTTAATTCTTGGTTTTGGTATTTCAGATCGCAAAACATTCGCAACTGCTTGTAACTATACCAACGGAGCCATTATTGGATCTGCCTTTATAAAAGAGTTAGATAAGAATGGAATTACTGGTATTTCTAACTTTATAAAGCAAGTAAAATAAGATACCTTTTTACAAAGTTTAATTTTATTACGCATAAAAAATCCTGAACTTTAAAGTTTAGGATTTTCTTTATTTTTTAATAAAAACTATTTATCTATAGATCCTAAAACACGTTTCATAAAGCTATTTAAAGCTTCTTTTTTAGGAGTACCTTCTTTTATCATTTTATCTACTTCAATAGCTCCATACATGTTAGAGATTAACTCACCTATAACATCTAGTTCTTCATCTTTTAACGATGGAACTTCAGTTAAAGCTTCTAATGTTTCTATTGTTTCAAGTAAATAATCTTGATCATTTTCTTCAATAAAAGAAGTTAAATGTTTAATAACTGGTAATTTCATAAGTATGTGTATTTATTTCGAAGTAAATTTAAAATTTACTTTAAATGTTTTTTATTTTATTAAGATTATTGCTTTCTTAATAAAGGCATTAAATAACTTCGTTTACTAAGCTTTTTAATACATCAAACTTATTGGTCTGTACTTGATTAACAATTTTACCATTTACAAAGGTTGCAAAAGTAGGTAAGTTACTTACATCTGCTAATTTTCTACTCTCAGAAAATTTTTCTGCATCAACAATTACAAAAACTATATTTTCATTTTCTGAAGATAGCTTTTTAAATTTTGGCTTCATAATGCGACAATTACCACACCAAGTTGCTGAAAACTGTACTACGACTTTTGGATTATTTACAACTAGTTCTGCTAAATTATCATTGCTTAATTCTTGTATCATAATTTATATTTTTTCGAAAGGAGTTCGTGCTCGATCCCTTCACCTACCGTACACGAACTTATTCCCTTCTTTTTTTAATTTTTTAGTGACTTGCTAAATATTCAGCAGTTCCTTTTGCGTTTGGTTGCATAGCATCTTTACCTTCTTCCCAGTTTGCAGGACAAACTTCTCCTTTCTCTTGTACGTGAGTATATGCGTCAATTAAACGTAAGAATTCATTTACATTACGACCTACTGGCATATGGTTTATACCTTCATGAAAAACAATTCCTTCTTCATCAATTAAATAAGTTGCTCTGTATGTTACATTATCTCCTACTACTTGTACTGTTTGAGTAGCTTCGTCAAATATCTCTTCAGAAATATCTAAGATACCTAAAATCGATGATAAATTACGATTACTATCTGCTAATAAAGGGTATGTTACACCTTCGATTCCTCCATTATCTTTAGATTGGTTTAACCATGCGAAATGTACCTCAGGAGTATCACAAGAAGCTCCTATTACAATAGTATTTCTCTTTTCAAATTCACCCAATGCTTCTTGAAAAGCATGTAATTCAGTAGGACAAACAAATGTAAAGTCTTTTGGATACCAAAATAACAATACCTTTTTCTTATTATTTACTGCTTCTTCTAATACATTTAACTTAAATGTATCACCCATTTCGTTCATTGCGTCAACGCTTAAACTTGGAAATTTTTTACCAACTGCTGTAGCCATTTTATATGTTTTATTAATTATTTTCAGGTACAAATATACCACCGAAATAAGGTAGTTAATAAAAAACTTAATGCTAATTTTTTATTTTGTTATCAATTTTATCTATACAATAGGTGTGGTGAAATAGATTTACTTTATTTAGTCGCGAATAGTTTCACGTCATTCTCTGAGACTATTTTTTCTCCTAAAATAATTAAACGCTCTACAACATTACGAAGCTCTCTAATATTACCCGTCCAATCATATTCTTGTAATAACTTAATTGAAGCTACTGAAAATTCTTTTTGAACCATTCCTTGTTCCAATGCAATTTTCTCAGAGAAAAAATCAACTAATAAAGGTATATCTCCTCTTCTCTCGTTCAACGCAGGAACCTTTATTAAAATTACCGCTAAACGATGATACAAATCTTCTCTAAAACGACCTTCTGCAATTTCTCTTTTTAAATCTTTATTCGTTGCAGCAACAATAC
This genomic stretch from Tenacibaculum sp. Bg11-29 harbors:
- a CDS encoding phosphoribosylanthranilate isomerase, which codes for MKYIENIQQVAALQPDYLGFIFYDRSKRNFEGIIPDLPKEIKKAGVFVNEIPEIVVSFVEEYGLNMIQLHGEETPEYLDRLGTIFKESIAEKHPKAKYKIPEIIKTFGIKDDFDFNTLKPYEEFVDFFLFDTKGKERGGNGITFDWSVLKGYNSNKPFFLSGGIGMEEVNEIKELQKTDLPIYALDVNSKFETEAGLKSVKNIAEFKKQVIISKIK
- a CDS encoding peroxiredoxin, whose translation is MATAVGKKFPSLSVDAMNEMGDTFKLNVLEEAVNNKKKVLLFWYPKDFTFVCPTELHAFQEALGEFEKRNTIVIGASCDTPEVHFAWLNQSKDNGGIEGVTYPLLADSNRNLSSILGILDISEEIFDEATQTVQVVGDNVTYRATYLIDEEGIVFHEGINHMPVGRNVNEFLRLIDAYTHVQEKGEVCPANWEEGKDAMQPNAKGTAEYLASH
- the trpA gene encoding tryptophan synthase subunit alpha; its protein translation is MNSVKNIFQNKSQDLLSIFFTAGFPELNDTKDVISELSSSGVDFIEVGLPYSDPLADGPTIQHSSAVALKNGINLDIIFNQLLEIKESNKTPLVLMGYLNQIIKYGEDRFCKKVKDCGIDTVIIPDLPMIEYENHYKELFANYGIINVFLITPHTSEERIRKIDSLTEAFIYVVASAAITGAKGEISQQQIDYFNRINAMKLKSKLILGFGISDRKTFATACNYTNGAIIGSAFIKELDKNGITGISNFIKQVK
- the trpC gene encoding indole-3-glycerol phosphate synthase TrpC, which produces MTILDKIIAFKKTEVAKIKAEVPVKKLIESPNFKNTSFSLKKALLSIGSTGIIAEYKRKSPSKGIINNKSTIIEVTEGYLDANVAAQSILTDTSFFGGTMADLLEARTVNQIKPILRKDFIVDGFQIVEAKAIGADVILLIAAYLTTKELKNYGQLASDLGLEVLYEVHTQEDLDKINDLDNKIIGINNRNLKTFEVDLEHSINLANQIPDTAIKVSESGISDPRIITGLKEHGFQGFLIGETFMKTDNPGQACQDFINQIR
- a CDS encoding co-chaperone YbbN; this translates as MIQELSNDNLAELVVNNPKVVVQFSATWCGNCRIMKPKFKKLSSENENIVFVIVDAEKFSESRKLADVSNLPTFATFVNGKIVNQVQTNKFDVLKSLVNEVI
- the trpD gene encoding anthranilate phosphoribosyltransferase, with the translated sequence MKQILNNLYQHKRLTKPEAKQVLIDIASGKFNDAHLASFMTVFMMRPISVDELSGFRDALKELAIKVDFSEYNTIDIVGTGGDGKDTFNISTMTSFIVAGTGQKVAKHGNYSVSSQSGSSDMLESFGYKFTNDEAILKSHLEKANICFLHAPKFHPAMKAVSSTRKALALKTFFNMLGPLVNPSSPQNQLLGTFNLEVARLYNYILQEEGSNYGIVHALDGYDEISLTSGFKLFTKNGEQLINPEDLGQKKLQQSDIFGGNSVADAAKIFKNIIEGNGTEAQNSVVLTNAAFALKIVDHKKSFTEAYEEAKNSLLGLKAKECLNKLVN
- the trpB gene encoding tryptophan synthase subunit beta — protein: MESKFQPTKEGYYGQFGGAFIPELLYPNVKELEDNYLEILGSEAFQKEYKDLLQHYVGRPSPLYLAKRLSEKYGATIYLKREDLNHTGAHKINNTVGQILVAKHLGKTKIIAETGAGQHGVATATVCALMDLECVVFMGEIDIKRQAPNVARMKMLGAKVIPATSGSKTLKDATNEAIRYWIQHPETYYLIGSVVGPHPYPDMVARLQAVISEEMKVQLKAHTGKENPDTIIACVGGGSNAAGAFYHYLNDKDVELIAVEAAGLGVDSGESAATSQLGEVGVIHGSKTILMQDEYGQIVEPYSISAGLDYPGVGPLHAYLHETKRAKFMNATDKEALTAAYELTKIEGIIPALESAHALAVLPKMDLKKGQIVVINLSGRGDKDLETYIKHLE